From Rhizobium favelukesii, the proteins below share one genomic window:
- a CDS encoding SDR family NAD(P)-dependent oxidoreductase, which produces MSTEQKVAIITGASQGIGAALVQAYRDRNYRVVATSRSIETSSDTGILAVAGDISKPETAERVVREARQRFGRIDTLVNNAGVFLAKPFTEFTQQDYDHNMSVNVAGFFHITQRAIAEMLKQGSGHIVTITTSLVNQPIAGVPAALASLTKGGLNAVTQELAIEYAKSGVRVNAVSPGVIKTPMHPHETHAALSTLHPVGRMGEIRDIVDAVLYLESASFVTGEILHVDGGQNAGRW; this is translated from the coding sequence ATGAGCACGGAACAGAAGGTCGCCATTATCACCGGCGCATCGCAAGGCATCGGTGCAGCATTGGTTCAGGCTTACCGCGACCGGAACTATCGCGTCGTGGCCACCTCCCGATCGATCGAGACCAGCTCCGATACAGGCATCCTCGCCGTAGCCGGCGATATCAGCAAGCCCGAGACTGCAGAGCGGGTAGTGCGCGAAGCGCGTCAGCGTTTCGGCCGCATTGACACGCTCGTGAACAACGCCGGCGTCTTCCTGGCGAAGCCATTCACCGAATTCACCCAGCAGGACTACGACCACAACATGAGCGTCAATGTCGCTGGCTTCTTCCACATCACGCAGCGCGCAATCGCGGAAATGCTGAAGCAGGGCTCGGGTCACATCGTCACGATCACGACCAGCCTGGTCAATCAGCCGATCGCCGGTGTGCCCGCAGCTCTCGCTTCCCTGACCAAGGGTGGTCTGAACGCAGTCACCCAGGAACTGGCCATCGAGTACGCAAAGAGCGGCGTTCGCGTCAACGCGGTCTCGCCGGGCGTGATCAAAACGCCGATGCATCCGCACGAAACCCACGCCGCGCTTTCGACCCTGCATCCGGTCGGCCGGATGGGCGAAATTCGCGATATCGTCGACGCCGTCCTCTATCTTGAGAGCGCGAGCTTTGTGACCGGCGAGATCCTCCACGTCGATGGCGGTCAGAACGCCGGCCGCTGGTAG
- a CDS encoding LysR family transcriptional regulator, giving the protein MDRIDAMKVFVTAIDEGSLAGAARNLKRSPTAVSRALSFLEAHVGVELLHRTTRTLKLSEAGQRYAAACRRVLVDLEEADMLAGGERSAPRGTLTISAPPILGEEVLRPILDDFLDLHPTVSVRFLMLDRFVNLVDEGVDLAVRIGHLSDSSHVSTRLGGDVRRVVVASPRYLANHPRIDEPGDLAKQQIIAFSNFGLDSWSFTPAKGSTIPRTVHFTPRCIVNSVRAAAASAAAGGGLTRLYSYHVASYVRDGQLKIVLADAEHPPLPVHLLAPQGRMSVPKVRAFVDFATPRLRSEFARMATAAGVLA; this is encoded by the coding sequence ATGGATCGCATCGACGCCATGAAGGTGTTTGTGACGGCAATCGACGAGGGCAGTCTCGCCGGAGCAGCCCGCAACTTGAAACGATCGCCGACGGCGGTTAGCCGGGCGCTCAGCTTCCTAGAGGCGCATGTCGGCGTCGAACTGCTGCACCGGACAACCCGGACGCTGAAGCTGAGCGAGGCAGGTCAGCGCTATGCGGCAGCCTGCCGGCGTGTGCTCGTCGATCTTGAAGAAGCCGACATGCTAGCCGGGGGCGAGCGCTCCGCACCGCGCGGAACGCTGACCATTTCGGCACCGCCGATTCTTGGAGAAGAGGTGCTGCGCCCCATACTGGACGACTTCCTTGACCTTCACCCGACGGTCTCCGTGCGGTTTCTTATGCTGGATCGGTTCGTCAACCTGGTCGACGAAGGCGTCGATCTTGCCGTGCGCATCGGCCACTTGTCGGATTCCTCCCATGTCTCCACTCGTCTCGGTGGCGACGTGCGACGCGTCGTGGTCGCCTCTCCTCGTTATCTGGCCAACCATCCGCGCATCGACGAACCCGGGGACCTGGCGAAACAGCAGATCATCGCGTTCAGCAACTTCGGCCTGGATTCCTGGAGCTTCACACCGGCGAAGGGGTCTACGATCCCGCGGACGGTTCATTTCACGCCGCGCTGTATCGTCAACAGCGTTCGCGCCGCCGCCGCGTCAGCCGCTGCAGGCGGCGGCCTGACGAGGCTCTATTCCTACCATGTCGCATCTTATGTGCGCGACGGACAGTTGAAGATCGTGCTCGCGGACGCAGAGCACCCGCCGCTGCCCGTGCATCTGCTCGCACCGCAAGGCCGGATGTCGGTGCCAAAGGTCCGGGCCTTCGTGGACTTTGCAACGCCCCGCCTGCGTTCCGAATTCGCGCGCATGGCAACTGCAGCAGGCGTACTCGCCTAA